One part of the Anaeromyxobacter sp. Fw109-5 genome encodes these proteins:
- a CDS encoding rhodanese-like domain-containing protein yields the protein MGHSRLVAAAVVAAALLPGAALAEVRTVGAEEVQALSLASSRHKVLIVDSRSAEEFAQAHLPGAISIPAGWMMAHQGSLPKDRAAPIVFYCRGAG from the coding sequence GTGGGTCATTCTCGTCTCGTCGCGGCCGCGGTGGTCGCCGCCGCCCTCCTCCCCGGTGCCGCCCTCGCCGAGGTCCGCACCGTCGGGGCGGAGGAGGTCCAGGCGCTCTCGCTCGCCTCGAGCCGCCACAAGGTGTTGATCGTGGACAGCCGCTCTGCCGAGGAGTTCGCGCAGGCGCACCTGCCCGGCGCCATCAGCATCCCCGCGGGGTGGATGATGGCGCACCAGGGGTCGCTGCCGAAGGACCGGGCCGCGCCCATCGTCTTCTACTGCCGCGGCGCGGGTTGA
- a CDS encoding 2-oxoacid:ferredoxin oxidoreductase subunit beta — protein MATPATPTSPAAPRTNRLGLTVVEYKGGKSTLCAGCGHNAISERLLEAMFEMGVLPERVVKLSGIGCSSKSPAYFMSRSHAFNALHGRMPSVATGAALANRELLALGVSGDGDTASIGIGQFVHLMRRNLPILYVVENNGVYGLTKGQFSATADLGAKLKTGVQNDLPAIDLCTLAIQLGATFVGRSFSGDKRQLSTMLKAALAHRGTAMLDVVSPCVTFNDHEGSTKSYAYMKEHDVPLHELSFVPAFEEIAVEYDPGTTLDVTMHDGSSLRLRKLEEGYDPRDRARAMARLMEAQAGGDVLTGVLFLDARAPSFVDLLNLVEAPLTTLPEARVRPPRSVLDALMEDLR, from the coding sequence ATGGCCACCCCCGCCACCCCCACCAGCCCCGCCGCCCCGCGCACGAACCGGCTCGGCCTGACCGTCGTCGAGTACAAGGGCGGCAAGAGCACGCTCTGCGCCGGCTGCGGCCACAACGCGATCTCCGAGCGCCTCCTCGAGGCGATGTTCGAGATGGGCGTCCTGCCCGAGCGCGTCGTGAAGCTCTCCGGGATCGGCTGCTCGTCCAAGAGCCCCGCCTACTTCATGAGCCGCTCGCACGCGTTCAACGCGCTGCACGGAAGGATGCCGTCGGTCGCCACGGGCGCGGCGCTGGCGAACCGGGAGCTCCTCGCCCTGGGGGTCTCCGGCGACGGCGACACCGCCTCGATCGGCATCGGCCAGTTCGTGCACCTCATGCGCCGCAACCTGCCGATCCTCTACGTGGTCGAGAACAACGGCGTGTACGGGCTCACCAAGGGGCAGTTCTCGGCGACGGCGGACCTCGGGGCGAAGCTCAAGACGGGGGTGCAGAACGATCTCCCCGCCATCGACCTCTGCACCCTCGCCATCCAGCTCGGCGCGACCTTCGTCGGGCGCTCGTTCTCCGGCGACAAGCGCCAGCTCTCCACGATGCTCAAGGCCGCGCTCGCGCACCGCGGCACCGCGATGCTGGACGTCGTGTCCCCCTGCGTCACCTTCAACGACCACGAGGGCTCGACCAAGTCCTACGCCTACATGAAGGAGCACGACGTGCCGCTGCACGAGCTGAGCTTCGTGCCGGCGTTCGAGGAGATCGCCGTCGAGTACGACCCGGGCACGACCCTCGACGTGACGATGCACGACGGGTCGAGCCTGCGGCTGCGCAAGCTCGAGGAGGGCTACGACCCGCGCGATCGCGCCAGGGCGATGGCCCGCCTCATGGAGGCGCAGGCCGGCGGCGACGTCCTCACCGGCGTGCTCTTCCTCGACGCGCGGGCGCCGAGCTTCGTGGACCTCCTGAACCTCGTGGAGGCCCCGCTCACGACCCTGCCCGAGGCGCGCGTGCGGCCGCCCCGGAGCGTGCTCGACGCGCTGATGGAAGACCTGCGCTAG
- a CDS encoding 2-oxoacid:acceptor oxidoreductase subunit alpha: MASPDSVVAPPPAVRPDGGAVVNDFSIQVATANGSGSQSSNTVLLRALFQMGVPVSGKNLFPSNIAGLPTWYTIRASRDGWIARKEELDLLVAMNPETAHQDVLGLRPGAVVVYDAPLALDQLRGDLVFYPVAFDGLVEPLTKEPKLRKLLRNMAYVGVLARLLSIDPREVEHAIEKQFPGKPKARDLNVAAARAGFEHAATLEKRDPFVVRRMDETAGKVLVDGNSAAAMGALFAGVTVVSWYPITPSSSLVETLIGYLRRYRIDPDGKATFAVVQAEDELSAVGMAIGAGWAGARAMTATAGPGVSLMSEFAGLAYYAEIPAVIFDVQRVGPSTGLPTRTAQGDVLSTAFLSHGDTRHVLLFPGSVEECFTLAVEAFDLAERLQTPVFVLTDLDLGMNVWMSDPFPYPSKPLDRGKVLSKEDLDRLGGFARYADVDGDGIGWRTLPGTPHPKAAYFTRGTGHDEAAAYSEDPRTFERNLARLEKKLDAARALGPAPVAEGRGDARVGVLCYGSSDPAVAEARDQLSREAGLETDALRVRAYPFAREVRAFVEAHERVYVVEQNRDGQLAALLKLDLPPALVPRLRPIARIDGLPLTARAVSGAIRAEEGR; the protein is encoded by the coding sequence ATGGCGTCCCCCGACAGCGTCGTCGCGCCGCCACCGGCCGTGCGTCCGGACGGCGGCGCGGTGGTGAACGACTTCTCGATCCAGGTCGCGACGGCGAACGGCTCGGGCTCGCAGAGCTCGAACACCGTGCTCCTGCGCGCCCTCTTCCAGATGGGCGTGCCGGTCTCCGGCAAGAACCTGTTCCCGTCCAACATCGCCGGGCTGCCGACCTGGTACACGATCCGCGCCTCCAGGGACGGCTGGATCGCGCGCAAGGAGGAGCTCGACCTCCTCGTCGCGATGAACCCCGAGACGGCGCATCAGGACGTGCTCGGGCTCCGCCCCGGCGCGGTGGTGGTGTACGACGCCCCGCTCGCGCTGGACCAGCTGCGCGGCGACCTCGTGTTCTACCCCGTCGCGTTCGACGGGCTGGTCGAGCCGCTCACCAAGGAGCCGAAGCTCCGCAAGCTGCTCCGCAACATGGCGTACGTCGGGGTGCTCGCCCGCCTGCTCTCCATCGACCCGCGCGAGGTGGAGCACGCCATCGAGAAGCAGTTCCCCGGCAAGCCCAAGGCGCGCGACCTCAACGTCGCCGCGGCGAGGGCCGGCTTCGAGCACGCCGCGACCCTCGAGAAGCGCGATCCGTTCGTCGTCCGCCGCATGGACGAGACCGCGGGGAAGGTCCTCGTGGACGGCAACTCGGCGGCCGCGATGGGCGCCCTGTTCGCGGGCGTCACGGTCGTGAGCTGGTACCCCATCACCCCGTCGTCATCGCTGGTCGAGACGCTGATCGGCTACCTGCGCCGATACCGCATCGACCCAGACGGCAAGGCCACCTTCGCGGTGGTGCAGGCGGAGGACGAGCTCTCGGCGGTGGGCATGGCGATCGGCGCGGGCTGGGCCGGTGCGCGCGCCATGACCGCGACGGCGGGCCCCGGCGTCTCGCTCATGAGCGAGTTCGCCGGGCTCGCCTACTATGCCGAGATCCCCGCGGTGATCTTCGACGTGCAGCGGGTCGGCCCGTCCACCGGGCTCCCCACCCGCACGGCGCAGGGCGACGTCCTCTCCACGGCGTTCCTCTCGCACGGCGACACGCGCCACGTGCTGCTCTTCCCCGGGTCGGTGGAGGAGTGCTTCACGCTGGCGGTGGAGGCGTTCGACCTCGCCGAGCGGCTGCAGACGCCGGTGTTCGTGCTGACCGATCTCGATCTCGGCATGAACGTCTGGATGTCCGACCCGTTCCCGTACCCGTCGAAGCCGCTCGATCGCGGCAAGGTGCTCTCGAAGGAGGATCTCGACCGGCTGGGAGGCTTCGCCCGCTACGCCGACGTGGACGGCGACGGGATCGGCTGGCGGACGTTGCCGGGGACGCCGCACCCGAAGGCCGCCTACTTCACGCGCGGCACCGGGCACGACGAGGCCGCTGCCTACAGCGAGGATCCGCGCACCTTCGAGCGGAACCTCGCCCGGCTCGAGAAGAAGCTCGACGCCGCGCGCGCGCTCGGGCCGGCCCCGGTGGCGGAGGGGAGGGGCGACGCGCGCGTGGGCGTGCTCTGCTACGGCTCGTCCGACCCGGCCGTCGCCGAGGCGCGCGACCAGCTCTCCCGCGAGGCGGGGCTGGAGACCGACGCCCTGCGCGTGCGGGCCTACCCGTTCGCGCGGGAGGTGCGCGCGTTCGTCGAGGCGCACGAGCGCGTGTACGTCGTCGAGCAGAACCGCGACGGGCAGCTCGCGGCGCTCCTCAAGCTCGACCTGCCCCCGGCGCTCGTGCCGCGGCTCCGCCCCATCGCCCGGATCGACGGGCTGCCGCTCACCGCGCGCGCCGTGTCCGGCGCGATCCGCGCCGAGGAGGGGCGCTGA